A genomic window from Levilactobacillus yonginensis includes:
- the zwf gene encoding glucose-6-phosphate dehydrogenase, with protein MATERKALFVFFGGTGDLAYRKLYPSLFNLYRKGNLRSHFAVIGTSRQTLDDEKFRAAIKKSLADSGNRSDSKEATDFISHFYYQAHDVTNVAHYSVLKDAADKLDKKYKLDGNRIFYLSMAPQFFGTIAQDLKTQGLMSTNKDAFNRLVIEKPFGRDYDSAKELNDALSKSFEEDQIFRIDHYLGKEMIQNIEALRFGNTLVESLWNNRYIDNIQVTLSEKLGVEERASYYDNSGALRDMVQNHIMQIVSLLAMEQPVAFTDTDIRAEKVKALRSLRVYNVADAATNFVRGQYGAVNDQPDYRHEDNVPVDSTTETFVAGKLLFDNYRWSGTPFYVRTGKMLADKFTRVDVVFKRPLVDIFAFPQSQNTPLAANVLTIFVEPHAGFSLQLNAKTNDTGFSTEPIKLDYLVDAEKSKDTPEPYERLIHDVLNGDGTNFSSWPEVSYAWKFVDQIRRVWDLQEPQFPNYTPHSMGPAAAEELIQRDHREWIYRLNN; from the coding sequence GTGGCAACTGAACGTAAAGCTTTATTCGTATTCTTCGGTGGTACTGGTGACTTAGCTTACCGGAAACTCTACCCAAGTCTGTTCAACCTCTATCGGAAGGGTAACTTGCGGTCTCATTTCGCAGTTATCGGGACTTCCCGTCAAACGCTTGACGATGAAAAGTTCCGGGCAGCTATCAAGAAGTCTCTGGCTGATAGCGGTAACCGTTCAGACTCTAAGGAAGCAACTGACTTCATTTCTCACTTCTACTACCAAGCACATGACGTTACGAACGTTGCTCACTACTCCGTCTTAAAGGACGCCGCTGACAAGCTTGATAAGAAATACAAATTAGACGGCAACCGAATCTTCTACCTGTCCATGGCACCACAATTCTTCGGTACCATTGCCCAAGACTTGAAGACACAAGGTCTGATGTCTACGAACAAGGACGCCTTCAACCGTCTGGTCATCGAAAAGCCATTTGGCCGTGACTACGACTCCGCTAAGGAATTAAACGATGCTTTAAGCAAGTCCTTCGAAGAAGACCAAATCTTCCGAATCGACCACTACTTAGGTAAGGAAATGATTCAAAATATTGAAGCCTTACGCTTTGGGAACACCCTAGTTGAATCCCTTTGGAACAACCGTTACATTGATAACATCCAAGTAACGTTGTCCGAAAAATTAGGGGTTGAAGAACGAGCTTCCTACTACGATAACAGCGGTGCTTTGCGTGACATGGTCCAAAATCACATCATGCAAATTGTCTCCTTGTTAGCCATGGAACAACCAGTTGCCTTCACGGATACTGATATCCGGGCTGAAAAAGTGAAGGCTTTACGGAGCCTGCGGGTCTACAACGTTGCTGACGCCGCAACTAACTTCGTTCGTGGCCAATACGGTGCCGTTAACGATCAACCAGACTACCGTCACGAAGACAACGTTCCAGTTGATTCAACGACTGAAACTTTCGTTGCTGGTAAGTTATTATTTGATAACTATCGCTGGTCAGGCACCCCATTCTACGTTCGGACTGGTAAGATGTTAGCCGACAAGTTCACGCGAGTTGACGTTGTCTTCAAGCGTCCACTAGTTGATATCTTTGCCTTCCCACAATCACAAAACACACCTTTGGCTGCCAACGTTTTGACAATCTTCGTTGAACCACACGCAGGGTTCTCACTGCAATTGAACGCCAAGACGAACGACACCGGCTTCTCAACGGAACCAATCAAGTTGGATTACTTGGTTGATGCTGAAAAGTCCAAGGATACGCCAGAACCATACGAACGTTTGATCCATGATGTCTTGAATGGCGATGGAACCAACTTCTCCAGCTGGCCAGAAGTTTCCTACGCATGGAAGTTCGTTGACCAAATCCGTCGTGTTTGGGACTTACAAGAACCACAATTCCCTAACTACACGCCACATTCAATGGGTCCAGCCGCTGCTGAAGAATTAATTCAACGCGACCACCGTGAATGGATCTACCGTTTGAACAACTAA
- a CDS encoding MucBP domain-containing protein, which translates to MKVDSNHRHIKPLSLKTHWALATIVGGLLLGGGTVTVGHADSTPVNQDGETNFPKEDTSSAPPKSTVLTPSASNNATGTSENTDSDNQTNDSPSKPQTGPTANISEEKTITNSDKETTPPVTPARATHQVNQSVVPSAAAPSDDHIVAIKDTSLTAAIKSALGLTTTGNLTVGAIRHFKGTTLTLNLPTINDISGLEALQYLPSTALINLSLTYSPVRADGTASPYFDLTPLTNLRFTDLSITDYYSGYLSDDMLNQLTRIDPTKIARFALRGNTYSNDYQALQNRQLALLAPWLTIIGNNGYQLGNSPLSQIDLSGNNLSDFSSLGGIKADTQILAIGESFYSSHQVNVVIGQPVTLTPDESYGLDGRLLANGQTYSFNTADVGTYTPITNLDNGQIYFDNPQQITSDGFSQYITYGQLGFIRGSTSPNIAYIKATYAGGAELDYDTRIFRLAHWQASPTVTVSFTDEAGNVLQADATLGAAAQLGDTYNLISLTQLKDYQLAAGQMGKLAGTYTIDPQAITLIFKKQLAPSPIVGFDITGDLPTPPGADTGSTADHVTTTAAAIIQKMVTQTVAATATSAPAAQTQPVSHPQQQEIATIVVNGGSGDAIDDTKEAFSSGQTASRHASAALVANAQAVQIPATRKSTTNLNHEHATKSQATLPQTSDQSSSFLVLLGLASLLSLTWLGKVFIKRN; encoded by the coding sequence ATGAAAGTGGACAGTAATCATAGACACATTAAACCTTTATCTCTAAAAACGCATTGGGCACTTGCCACAATAGTTGGCGGACTCCTACTAGGAGGTGGAACTGTTACCGTCGGCCACGCTGATTCAACACCAGTTAATCAAGACGGTGAGACTAATTTTCCTAAAGAAGACACTAGTTCAGCTCCACCTAAATCGACAGTGCTAACCCCATCAGCTTCTAACAACGCAACTGGCACTTCAGAAAATACCGATTCAGATAACCAAACTAACGATTCACCTAGTAAGCCCCAGACTGGACCAACTGCTAATATATCTGAAGAAAAAACGATCACCAACAGTGACAAAGAGACCACCCCACCTGTCACACCAGCCCGCGCCACTCATCAGGTTAACCAATCAGTAGTACCAAGCGCGGCCGCTCCCAGTGACGACCACATTGTAGCGATTAAGGATACCAGTTTAACCGCAGCCATTAAGTCAGCTTTGGGCCTAACAACAACTGGTAATCTAACCGTTGGTGCCATTCGGCATTTCAAAGGAACCACGTTAACCTTGAACCTGCCTACTATCAACGATATAAGTGGACTAGAGGCGCTTCAGTACCTCCCCTCAACTGCACTGATCAACTTATCCTTGACATACTCCCCCGTCAGGGCTGACGGAACGGCTTCTCCTTACTTCGACCTCACACCATTAACCAATCTACGGTTCACTGACCTCTCAATCACTGACTACTACTCCGGCTACCTTAGCGACGATATGCTAAATCAGCTCACCCGAATTGATCCCACTAAGATAGCTCGATTTGCTCTCAGAGGAAATACCTATTCCAATGACTACCAAGCCTTACAAAATCGCCAACTGGCTCTGCTAGCCCCCTGGTTAACCATCATTGGTAATAATGGCTACCAGCTAGGTAATTCACCGCTCAGTCAAATCGACCTCTCTGGAAACAACTTGTCAGACTTTTCCTCACTAGGTGGTATCAAAGCTGACACGCAAATCCTGGCGATTGGCGAATCCTTCTACAGCAGTCATCAAGTGAATGTTGTCATCGGTCAGCCAGTGACGCTTACCCCCGACGAATCGTATGGTTTAGACGGACGGCTTCTAGCGAACGGCCAAACCTATTCCTTTAATACCGCTGACGTGGGAACCTATACGCCAATTACTAACCTTGACAATGGCCAAATCTATTTCGATAATCCCCAACAAATTACCAGTGATGGCTTTTCACAATACATCACATACGGTCAACTCGGCTTCATTCGGGGAAGCACCTCGCCAAACATTGCCTACATTAAAGCTACGTATGCAGGTGGGGCTGAGCTGGATTACGATACCCGTATCTTCCGCTTAGCCCACTGGCAGGCCTCACCAACTGTGACTGTCTCCTTCACAGATGAAGCTGGAAACGTTTTGCAGGCTGATGCCACCCTTGGTGCCGCTGCCCAACTGGGCGATACCTACAATTTAATCTCCCTCACGCAGCTAAAAGACTACCAACTAGCAGCTGGCCAAATGGGTAAATTAGCGGGAACCTATACGATTGATCCTCAAGCAATCACGCTAATTTTCAAGAAACAGCTGGCCCCCTCACCAATTGTTGGCTTTGACATCACGGGTGATCTTCCAACACCGCCAGGTGCAGATACTGGTAGTACGGCCGACCACGTCACCACTACGGCTGCAGCCATCATTCAGAAGATGGTCACGCAAACCGTAGCAGCAACCGCGACAAGCGCACCAGCCGCCCAAACCCAGCCCGTGAGTCATCCCCAACAGCAAGAAATCGCGACGATCGTCGTTAATGGTGGCTCTGGCGATGCAATTGATGATACTAAAGAAGCCTTCAGCTCAGGCCAGACAGCTTCTCGGCATGCCAGTGCCGCCTTAGTAGCTAACGCACAGGCTGTTCAAATACCTGCTACTCGGAAATCGACCACTAACTTGAATCACGAGCACGCCACAAAATCCCAAGCCACTTTACCCCAAACGAGCGACCAATCATCCTCGTTCTTGGTTTTACTAGGGTTAGCTAGCCTACTTAGCCTCACCTGGTTAGGGAAAGTATTCATTAAGCGAAACTAA
- a CDS encoding Ig-like domain-containing protein has protein sequence MKKFMVALTGLVTLATVGATVPATAITPASTTTAHAATKHIGPSLSVNAISKSSSKVSGTATKGSKVTVKATKNAKKNLASGTASKTTGKFSIKLSKKLKKDANVYVYATNPKTKAYFYRIIRVQAASAKAATTKKVTTKKTTSKKATTKKATTKKTATKKASTKKSTTSFSVKTPTGTWKSNTANKYSQKMVFSQKSGFNQYLYKNGKKVKTLVSYAKYSVDAKTPTFWKISYTPKGSKSSKTLYLRFTSAKKFKIVNSKNKVVAVKAGVAPAAKWTFTK, from the coding sequence ATGAAGAAATTTATGGTTGCATTGACCGGGTTGGTCACATTAGCCACGGTAGGCGCTACGGTCCCAGCTACGGCGATCACTCCAGCATCAACAACTACCGCACACGCTGCGACGAAACACATCGGTCCCAGCCTGAGTGTTAATGCTATTTCCAAGTCTTCCAGCAAGGTTTCGGGGACGGCTACTAAGGGTTCTAAGGTGACGGTTAAGGCAACTAAGAATGCTAAGAAGAACCTTGCTAGTGGAACTGCTTCTAAGACGACTGGGAAATTCTCCATTAAGTTATCTAAGAAGTTGAAGAAGGATGCGAACGTCTACGTTTACGCAACGAACCCAAAGACGAAGGCTTACTTCTACCGGATCATTCGGGTTCAAGCCGCTTCAGCTAAGGCTGCTACGACCAAGAAAGTAACCACTAAGAAGACTACGTCTAAAAAAGCAACAACCAAGAAGGCAACCACTAAGAAGACGGCCACCAAAAAAGCTTCAACGAAGAAGAGCACGACTAGTTTCTCCGTGAAGACACCTACTGGTACTTGGAAGTCCAACACGGCTAACAAGTACTCACAAAAGATGGTTTTCAGTCAAAAGTCTGGTTTTAACCAATACCTTTATAAGAATGGTAAGAAAGTTAAGACATTAGTTTCTTATGCTAAATACAGTGTAGATGCTAAGACGCCGACGTTCTGGAAGATTTCATACACCCCTAAGGGTTCTAAGTCCTCCAAGACACTTTACCTGCGCTTCACTTCCGCTAAGAAGTTCAAGATTGTTAACAGCAAGAACAAGGTCGTTGCCGTTAAGGCCGGTGTTGCCCCAGCTGCTAAGTGGACTTTCACGAAGTAA